From Methanosarcina lacustris Z-7289, one genomic window encodes:
- a CDS encoding ABC transporter permease, protein MRAVIYYFERDLIKWLRGKVTVISSLVMPAAWLVFVGLALPTKFTDNYLEFITPGILVMTTLFSSLQGGSLMIFDKMLGFLNKFLALPSPRESLLYGKILFISVRGLLQATVILLIATILGVRVLNPINVVLIYLTLFLFSVFFSALSTMIGLYLSDHDSYAAVNSMISMPLFFTSSALMPYEVMPTWLRTMAKLNPVSYAIDSTRMLFEGVVPVYGILGLAAGAGIMILLGTYQFRKAVV, encoded by the coding sequence ATGAGAGCTGTGATCTACTATTTTGAGAGAGACCTTATAAAATGGCTCAGAGGTAAGGTAACTGTTATTTCCTCACTTGTGATGCCTGCAGCCTGGCTGGTATTTGTCGGGCTTGCCCTGCCCACAAAGTTTACTGATAACTACCTTGAATTTATAACCCCGGGAATCCTGGTCATGACAACCCTCTTTTCCTCCCTGCAGGGCGGCTCCCTCATGATCTTTGATAAAATGCTGGGCTTTTTGAACAAATTCCTTGCCCTGCCCTCTCCAAGAGAAAGCCTGCTGTACGGCAAGATTCTCTTTATCAGCGTAAGAGGCCTGCTTCAGGCAACAGTTATCCTGCTGATAGCTACTATTCTTGGGGTAAGGGTACTGAACCCGATAAATGTAGTTCTGATATACCTGACCCTGTTCCTGTTTTCAGTATTTTTCTCTGCCCTCTCAACCATGATAGGGCTGTACTTAAGCGACCATGACAGCTATGCAGCCGTAAACAGCATGATCAGCATGCCGCTATTCTTCACGAGCAGTGCACTCATGCCCTATGAGGTCATGCCTACCTGGTTAAGGACAATGGCAAAACTCAATCCTGTCAGCTATGCAATAGACAGTACAAGAATGCTGTTTGAAGGTGTGGTGCCGGTGTACGGGATCCTTGGACTCGCAGCAGGAGCCGGAATCATGATTCTCCTCGGGACATATCAGTTCCGGAAAGCGGTTGTGTGA
- a CDS encoding helix-turn-helix transcriptional regulator yields the protein MKLELLGTLFLSDKRKDLLLLLMEEPQNIDDIKNILNVTSSAIMTQVKILISQGLIIHEDDLYKLSDIGRVVVKKMRPLLNTLNVFSEHMDYWENHNISAIPVPLLDRIDDLGHCEFIEPDLDRMYEILQKIEEKLTRSTHVMEVSSYFNPAYQSTYVELVKKGTDVSLIITKPVFERLRREYSTSLKEYLDRDNAKIFVCDCAVKVASSVVTDHFLALSLFYRNGIYHNHAMMSMEKTALKWGEDLFLHYMKNSKEIKEIECEKT from the coding sequence ATGAAACTGGAACTACTGGGCACTCTTTTCCTTTCGGACAAAAGGAAAGACCTTCTTTTGCTACTGATGGAGGAACCCCAAAACATTGACGATATAAAAAACATACTCAATGTGACTTCAAGTGCGATCATGACCCAGGTCAAGATCCTCATCAGCCAGGGGCTTATCATTCATGAGGACGACCTTTACAAACTTTCTGATATCGGGAGGGTAGTTGTTAAGAAAATGAGGCCTCTTTTGAACACCCTGAACGTGTTTTCAGAGCATATGGACTACTGGGAAAACCACAATATCAGCGCAATCCCTGTCCCCCTTCTGGACCGAATAGATGACCTCGGACACTGCGAATTCATCGAACCCGACCTTGACAGGATGTATGAAATCCTCCAGAAAATCGAAGAAAAACTGACCAGGTCAACCCATGTTATGGAAGTTTCCTCTTATTTTAATCCTGCTTACCAGTCAACCTATGTCGAACTCGTGAAAAAAGGAACTGATGTATCTCTGATAATCACAAAGCCAGTATTCGAAAGGCTGAGAAGGGAATACAGCACATCCCTCAAGGAATATCTGGACAGAGACAATGCAAAAATCTTCGTCTGCGACTGCGCTGTAAAAGTAGCTTCAAGTGTGGTAACAGACCATTTCCTGGCGCTCTCCCTCTTCTATAGAAACGGGATATACCACAACCATGCAATGATGAGTATGGAAAAAACAGCCCTGAAATGGGGAGAAGACCTCTTTTTGCATTACATGAAAAATTCAAAGGAAATAAAAGAAATCGAATGCGAGAAAACCTGA
- a CDS encoding PAS domain-containing protein, whose amino-acid sequence MKQFDINLESLINSSPIVIFLCKSTENWPVELITENVWQFGYAVEDFIFGNIRYLDIVHPEDIERVKSEVARCSEKGCAELTQEYRIVTTSGDTRWIEVKVLIRRDEDGRVSHYQGTLCDVTQRKKAEESMQKALKKNNELKNVINSSPVFVFLCKPEEGWPVEFVSENISKLEYTPEDFTSGKINFEDLIHPDDRERIRAEVAKFSREGPQDCT is encoded by the coding sequence ATGAAACAATTCGATATAAATCTGGAATCGCTTATAAATAGCAGTCCTATAGTCATTTTTTTGTGCAAATCAACAGAGAACTGGCCTGTAGAACTTATCACGGAAAACGTCTGGCAGTTCGGCTACGCAGTTGAAGACTTCATCTTTGGAAATATCCGGTATCTCGACATTGTCCATCCTGAGGATATTGAAAGGGTAAAATCAGAGGTTGCCAGATGCTCGGAAAAGGGATGTGCTGAGCTTACACAGGAATACAGGATAGTGACAACTTCAGGAGATACTCGCTGGATTGAGGTAAAGGTTCTGATACGGAGAGATGAAGATGGACGTGTGAGCCATTACCAGGGCACTCTCTGCGATGTTACCCAGCGCAAAAAAGCCGAAGAGTCGATGCAAAAAGCACTGAAAAAGAATAATGAATTGAAAAATGTAATCAACAGCAGCCCTGTATTCGTATTTTTATGCAAGCCAGAAGAGGGCTGGCCCGTTGAATTTGTATCTGAAAATATCTCAAAGCTGGAATACACCCCTGAAGATTTCACCTCCGGAAAAATAAATTTTGAAGACCTGATACACCCTGACGACCGTGAAAGAATCCGCGCGGAAGTGGCAAAGTTTTCCAGAGAAGGACCTCAGGACTGTACCTAG
- a CDS encoding phosphate signaling complex PhoU family protein, translating into MTKDKRKVQFTGNSTYIVSLPIKWVRDIGIEAGDTLTLTPMPNKTLLVSSSAVSKDHSTIKATIDYLHSDSAENNLRILISHYLVGYDVIRLTTKKGFSAYDRKFIKDSVRQKLIGLELVEESRNELVFQCLLNYNDLPLGRVIKNMYGLVLSMLEDSMTALRDHNVEIAEDVVQRDDDVDRFYLLAVRQLKASIEDIELSEKIGIRHPRECLGYRLITKSIERVGDHAVKIATNVLKMDSGINNDDPIFKMADLSRKVFESSIDSMQEEDLQAINKIVVEAKKVSQFGVSLETRGGDGSGNIELSMILESLRRVAEYSADIAEVSLNMNIKQV; encoded by the coding sequence ATTACCAAGGATAAAAGAAAAGTTCAGTTTACCGGAAATTCTACCTATATAGTGTCCCTTCCCATTAAATGGGTCAGAGATATAGGGATTGAGGCCGGAGACACACTTACCCTTACACCCATGCCTAACAAAACCCTTCTGGTTTCCTCCAGTGCGGTTTCAAAAGACCACTCTACCATTAAGGCAACTATAGATTACCTCCACTCCGATAGTGCGGAAAACAACCTGAGAATCCTTATTTCTCATTATCTGGTAGGTTATGACGTAATCAGGTTAACTACCAAAAAAGGGTTCAGTGCCTATGACCGCAAGTTTATAAAGGACTCTGTGCGCCAGAAACTTATAGGTCTGGAACTTGTGGAAGAATCTCGAAATGAACTTGTTTTCCAGTGCCTCCTGAACTACAATGACCTACCTCTCGGCCGTGTAATCAAAAACATGTATGGGCTTGTCCTTTCCATGCTTGAGGACTCCATGACTGCCCTTCGGGACCATAATGTGGAGATCGCGGAGGACGTCGTCCAGAGGGATGATGATGTGGACCGTTTCTACCTTCTTGCTGTTCGCCAGCTCAAAGCCTCAATCGAGGATATCGAGCTTTCTGAAAAAATAGGAATAAGGCACCCGCGGGAATGTCTTGGGTACAGGCTTATTACCAAGAGCATAGAGCGTGTAGGAGATCACGCGGTTAAGATAGCTACAAATGTGCTTAAGATGGATTCCGGAATCAATAATGATGACCCTATTTTCAAGATGGCTGACCTTTCCCGGAAAGTTTTTGAGAGCTCAATAGATTCAATGCAGGAAGAAGACCTCCAGGCTATAAACAAAATAGTTGTTGAAGCCAAAAAAGTTTCTCAGTTTGGAGTTTCTCTTGAAACCAGGGGTGGAGACGGCTCTGGCAATATCGAGCTCAGCATGATCCTCGAGAGCCTGCGGAGGGTTGCGGAATACAGCGCCGATATCGCAGAAGTTTCCCTCAACATGAACATAAAGCAGGTCTAA
- a CDS encoding RNA-guided endonuclease TnpB family protein produces MLRGNRYRIYPNKEQKALMEKHFGSCRFVYNKLLEIKSLMYKQFRISLSEFDLNNHLLVLKEVYPWLKEVNAGALQQASRNLNKAFTNFFNFGYGYPQKKKKKDHHFSFQIPQHYSLDTSISKVLLPKFGWIKVKMHRKISKGSLKTITISRTPTGKYDISFLTNDGEKLPEKQEFSHATLIGIDVGVTTFATLSTGEKIDNPKFLKNSLERLKCLQRRVSKKVKGSKNQRKAVYKLAKIHEKISNQRHDFQHKVSNRLISENQAIAVETLNIKGLKKNHKLAQVISDSAWYSFVLKLTYKAEWVGKTILKIGMFEPSSKTCNVCGYKLKELSLDIRELQCPDCKNTHDRDINAAINIK; encoded by the coding sequence ATGCTTCGAGGTAACAGATACCGGATTTACCCTAATAAGGAGCAAAAAGCTCTTATGGAAAAACACTTCGGTAGCTGTCGTTTTGTCTATAATAAACTCCTTGAAATCAAATCGTTAATGTATAAACAATTCAGAATAAGTCTCTCGGAGTTTGACCTTAATAATCACCTCTTAGTTTTGAAAGAAGTGTATCCCTGGTTGAAAGAAGTTAATGCAGGAGCATTGCAACAAGCAAGTAGAAATCTGAATAAAGCTTTTACAAACTTCTTTAATTTTGGATATGGGTATCCTCAAAAGAAAAAGAAAAAGGATCACCATTTTTCGTTTCAGATTCCTCAACACTATAGTCTTGATACATCTATTTCCAAAGTTTTGTTGCCTAAGTTTGGTTGGATTAAGGTTAAGATGCATAGGAAAATTAGCAAAGGAAGTTTGAAAACTATAACTATATCCAGAACACCAACAGGAAAATACGACATAAGTTTTCTAACAAATGATGGAGAAAAACTTCCAGAAAAACAAGAATTTTCTCATGCTACCTTGATTGGAATAGATGTAGGAGTTACGACTTTCGCTACTCTTTCTACCGGAGAAAAAATTGATAACCCAAAATTCCTGAAAAACTCTCTTGAAAGATTGAAATGTTTGCAAAGAAGAGTTTCTAAGAAAGTTAAAGGTTCAAAAAACCAGAGAAAGGCAGTCTATAAACTTGCGAAAATCCACGAAAAAATAAGTAATCAAAGGCATGATTTCCAGCATAAAGTTTCAAATCGGTTAATCAGCGAAAACCAGGCAATAGCCGTTGAAACTCTCAATATTAAAGGATTAAAGAAAAACCACAAATTAGCTCAGGTTATCAGTGATTCAGCATGGTATTCTTTCGTACTGAAATTAACGTACAAAGCTGAATGGGTAGGAAAAACGATACTGAAAATAGGCATGTTTGAACCTTCCTCTAAAACCTGTAACGTTTGTGGTTACAAACTTAAAGAATTAAGTTTAGATATTAGAGAGTTGCAATGTCCTGATTGCAAAAATACGCATGATAGAGACATTAACGCCGCTATCAATATTAAGTAA
- a CDS encoding GAF domain-containing protein — translation MRYIDDRSLIKRNEKGEIVHYQGIVLDITERKLAEEMVKGQNMVLGQLASGAPLEEVLLLLIQNMEKIRPGSICSVMLLDREKKHLFYCVAPGLPEFYRQKTDGIEIGFGAASFGTAACLGKRVTVDNVMEHSYWTEYRELAAEAGLKACWSEPVVSSSGEVLGVLSMYYDEVHRPEKEDLDFMKTNAQLAAIIIEHKLAEETLWESEHKFRTIFNNINDQLYIREPEGKSYMDVNQAVVTRLGYDKEEILKMEPEEIIPAEYWDSVRENLIKIQSEGSRVYKSGAVCKDGTIVPLEVSARIIDYDGKKTILSVARDITERKKAEAAQKLNESRLEALVKLNRMAGASLKEITDFAREEAVRLTDSKLGYLAFMDAYETSLVMHSWSKSAMEECTIEDKPFIYPIKTTGLWGEAIRQRKPIITNDYTVPSSLKKGYPKDHVHLTRHMNVPVFDGDRIVAVAGVGNKDEPYDESDLRQVTLLMQGMWQLIQRKQLEDALKTYSEDLSKVNDELRSLNRIKAEFMAESLPQIKVDYSNLMDFETLETIEDQQQKAIDAAINSSERLKQMVDSLLYLSLEQAGKIEYSFAEVEIKKILLDVYLNLVLLIDEKELKFEKKLPANLPPIRGDKQKLTDLLTTLMGNAIKFTPRGGTLEVKATEEEENIHITVKDSGTGIHKRLIPHLFHRIYQVDDSMTRRYQGLESGYYICKNIVNAHEGEIWVESEEGSGTTVHVRLPKKNVETGNVN, via the coding sequence GTGCGATATATAGATGATAGGAGCCTCATAAAAAGAAACGAGAAAGGAGAAATTGTCCATTACCAGGGAATCGTTCTGGACATCACCGAACGCAAGCTGGCAGAGGAGATGGTGAAAGGACAGAATATGGTACTCGGGCAGCTGGCTTCAGGAGCTCCACTCGAAGAAGTGCTTCTCCTTCTGATTCAAAATATGGAAAAAATCAGACCAGGCTCTATATGCTCGGTAATGCTGCTTGACCGAGAAAAAAAGCATCTCTTTTACTGCGTTGCTCCAGGGCTTCCTGAGTTTTACAGGCAGAAGACTGACGGAATCGAGATTGGTTTTGGAGCGGCTTCCTTCGGAACCGCAGCCTGCCTGGGAAAAAGGGTAACCGTAGATAATGTAATGGAACACTCCTACTGGACTGAATACAGGGAGCTTGCAGCCGAAGCCGGATTGAAAGCCTGCTGGTCAGAACCTGTAGTTTCATCCTCCGGAGAAGTCCTTGGTGTTCTTTCCATGTACTACGACGAGGTGCACAGGCCAGAGAAAGAAGACCTGGATTTTATGAAAACAAATGCCCAGCTGGCAGCTATCATAATAGAACATAAACTGGCAGAAGAGACCCTCTGGGAGTCCGAGCATAAGTTCAGGACCATTTTCAATAATATCAATGACCAGCTGTACATCCGTGAACCTGAAGGAAAAAGTTACATGGATGTAAACCAGGCTGTGGTAACCCGGCTGGGATACGATAAAGAAGAGATCCTGAAAATGGAGCCTGAGGAGATTATTCCTGCCGAGTACTGGGACTCTGTTCGGGAAAATCTAATAAAAATCCAGAGCGAGGGATCCCGGGTATATAAATCAGGAGCGGTATGTAAGGACGGCACAATTGTTCCCCTTGAAGTCAGTGCCAGAATTATTGATTATGACGGCAAGAAAACGATCCTCTCGGTTGCCAGGGATATTACCGAGCGCAAAAAAGCCGAAGCTGCACAGAAACTTAACGAATCCCGGCTTGAAGCCCTTGTAAAACTTAACCGGATGGCAGGGGCTTCCTTAAAAGAAATAACAGATTTTGCCCGCGAAGAAGCGGTCAGGCTTACAGACAGCAAACTCGGGTACCTCGCTTTTATGGACGCCTATGAGACCTCCCTCGTCATGCATTCCTGGTCAAAGAGCGCAATGGAAGAATGTACAATCGAAGACAAACCTTTTATCTACCCTATAAAAACAACCGGGCTCTGGGGAGAGGCAATCCGGCAACGTAAGCCCATTATAACCAATGATTATACAGTTCCTAGTTCCCTGAAAAAGGGATACCCGAAAGACCATGTGCACCTTACCCGCCATATGAACGTGCCAGTTTTTGACGGGGACAGAATAGTTGCAGTTGCAGGAGTTGGAAATAAGGATGAGCCCTATGATGAATCAGACTTACGCCAGGTAACCCTTCTCATGCAGGGCATGTGGCAGCTTATCCAGAGAAAACAGCTTGAGGACGCCCTTAAAACCTACTCGGAAGACCTGTCAAAAGTCAATGATGAACTCAGGTCCCTGAACCGGATAAAAGCGGAATTTATGGCTGAAAGCCTCCCCCAGATAAAGGTGGATTACAGCAACCTTATGGATTTCGAGACCCTGGAGACTATCGAAGACCAGCAGCAGAAAGCTATAGATGCCGCAATCAACAGTTCGGAACGGTTGAAGCAGATGGTGGATTCCCTGCTCTACCTGAGCCTTGAACAGGCAGGAAAGATCGAGTACTCTTTTGCCGAAGTAGAGATAAAGAAGATACTTTTGGATGTTTACCTTAACCTGGTCCTCCTGATAGATGAAAAAGAACTGAAGTTCGAAAAAAAACTGCCTGCAAACCTGCCACCCATCCGTGGAGACAAGCAAAAATTGACAGACCTGTTAACCACCCTCATGGGCAATGCCATCAAGTTCACACCCCGCGGGGGGACGCTGGAAGTAAAAGCCACAGAGGAAGAAGAGAACATCCACATAACCGTAAAAGACAGCGGAACAGGCATTCACAAAAGACTGATCCCTCACCTTTTCCACAGGATCTACCAGGTTGACGATTCCATGACCCGCAGGTACCAGGGACTTGAATCAGGGTACTATATCTGTAAAAACATTGTCAACGCCCATGAAGGAGAAATCTGGGTAGAAAGCGAGGAAGGTTCGGGAACCACGGTGCATGTAAGGCTTCCAAAAAAGAACGTTGAAACCGGAAATGTGAATTAA
- a CDS encoding ABC transporter ATP-binding protein, which yields MKQNKDGTMIEIKDLWYTYPGRTDPTLKGVNLKIEEGEFVLLTGPTGCGKSTLLKTLNGIIPHESGGIFSGSIRINGIETRDSNQMELSRGVGLVFQNPDDQIFSTTVEDEIAFGPENLCMKREDIDKKVEEALQMVGMSGHRLDSTNSLSGGQKQRICIASMLAMMPEILAMDEPVSQMDPMGTRDVLNTVRELNRKLKITILLVEHRLHELAPFADRVVIMDDGKIIFDQPASKAFDNLEIFHRLGLRVPEPVELCHRLGIRASPLSIREALALLNRKNFKEKMKTPQFFPNPEEDTGKQTGSSGNNDSVNNNSIISIRDMWSGYEKNRMVLKGINLEIRKSERVAVMGTNGSGKSTLLLNLAAMLKPYKGSVKVFGEDTRSRNPYSFAGRVGFVFQNPDLMLFCDSAEEEARFGPVQLKYKNIEERARTSLEAMSILNLKQDLPQSLSRGQRLRTAVASVLSINPEIILLDEPTTGQDRVNIEQMMDYFKNKRSTLVFCTHDIEIAMLYATRILVMNEGQIIADGKGREVIKDIETLRKASLTQPPVVEIANSLGVDAFSVTELVEMLTRRSSEVMKCEVIKCEVIKCEVIKC from the coding sequence GTGAAGCAGAATAAAGATGGTACAATGATAGAGATCAAAGACCTGTGGTACACCTATCCCGGAAGAACAGACCCTACATTAAAAGGGGTCAATTTAAAAATAGAGGAGGGGGAATTCGTTCTCCTGACAGGACCTACCGGCTGCGGGAAGAGTACTTTACTAAAAACCCTTAATGGCATAATCCCCCATGAATCCGGGGGAATATTTTCAGGCAGCATCCGGATCAATGGGATAGAAACCAGAGATTCAAACCAGATGGAACTTTCAAGAGGGGTAGGCCTTGTTTTTCAGAACCCCGATGACCAGATATTTTCTACGACCGTTGAGGATGAGATAGCTTTTGGGCCCGAAAACCTCTGCATGAAAAGAGAAGATATTGATAAAAAGGTAGAAGAAGCCCTTCAGATGGTCGGGATGTCCGGACACAGACTGGACTCCACGAATTCGCTTTCCGGGGGACAGAAACAGAGGATCTGCATTGCAAGCATGCTTGCGATGATGCCTGAAATCCTTGCCATGGACGAACCTGTAAGCCAGATGGATCCCATGGGCACCCGGGATGTCCTGAATACTGTAAGGGAACTTAACAGGAAACTGAAGATAACCATTTTGCTGGTTGAGCACAGGCTGCACGAGCTTGCACCTTTTGCAGACAGGGTTGTCATAATGGACGACGGGAAAATAATCTTTGACCAGCCCGCTTCAAAAGCTTTTGATAATCTTGAGATATTTCACAGGCTGGGGCTTCGGGTTCCAGAGCCCGTTGAACTCTGCCACAGACTGGGAATAAGGGCAAGTCCCCTCAGTATCAGGGAAGCTCTTGCCTTGTTGAACAGGAAAAACTTTAAAGAAAAGATGAAAACTCCTCAGTTCTTTCCGAACCCGGAAGAAGATACTGGCAAACAAACTGGCTCTTCCGGAAATAACGATTCTGTAAATAACAACTCTATAATATCTATCCGGGATATGTGGTCCGGATATGAAAAAAATAGGATGGTACTTAAAGGCATAAATCTGGAGATCCGTAAAAGCGAAAGAGTTGCGGTCATGGGTACAAATGGCTCAGGTAAATCAACCCTGCTTTTGAACCTTGCAGCCATGCTTAAACCATATAAAGGAAGTGTAAAGGTCTTTGGAGAGGACACCAGATCCAGAAATCCTTATTCCTTTGCAGGGAGAGTTGGATTCGTATTCCAGAACCCTGACCTTATGCTTTTCTGTGATTCAGCTGAGGAGGAAGCAAGATTCGGACCTGTTCAGTTAAAGTATAAGAATATCGAGGAAAGGGCAAGAACCTCCCTTGAAGCCATGTCAATTCTAAACCTCAAGCAGGACCTTCCCCAATCCCTGAGCCGGGGGCAGAGACTCAGGACAGCCGTTGCCTCGGTACTTTCTATAAATCCTGAAATCATTCTCCTTGACGAACCTACAACAGGACAGGACAGGGTGAATATAGAACAGATGATGGATTATTTCAAAAATAAACGTTCCACACTGGTTTTCTGTACCCATGATATTGAGATTGCAATGCTCTATGCTACAAGAATCCTTGTGATGAATGAAGGGCAGATTATAGCAGATGGAAAGGGAAGAGAGGTCATAAAGGACATTGAGACCCTCAGGAAAGCCTCCCTTACCCAGCCCCCGGTTGTTGAGATTGCGAATTCTCTGGGAGTGGATGCCTTTTCGGTCACGGAACTTGTCGAAATGCTGACTCGTAGAAGTTCTGAAGTGATGAAGTGTGAAGTGATAAAATGTGAAGTGATAAAGTGTGAAGTGATAAAATGCTGA
- a CDS encoding energy-coupling factor transporter transmembrane component T family protein yields the protein MIGARSIAEPTIKDTIIHRMDPRAKILVLISTAFVAVTLDNPETMFLLFLIVLSGFALARMPAIKLKTLTLLLVLLIWGTIYSQALFYSQLPRTVIFTIIQPDFPVLGWMTNGGLFVYEEGLQHGAIQGLRSASILSLGLLMCWTTDSRDMLNGLVGLRVPYSVAFMVVTAVRFLPIIITEVVTVVTVQRLRGFNPKRFGSGIIKTALNILTPTLSNCVRRTGTLAVSIQSRAFRANPDRTYLKKLKFSELDKAMVTVCIFAAISIVIIKLLYNMYTSGIYYTSGLRPVYAIARGYL from the coding sequence ATGATAGGTGCCAGATCAATTGCAGAACCAACGATTAAAGACACAATTATTCACAGGATGGACCCACGGGCAAAGATACTGGTCCTCATCTCCACTGCTTTTGTCGCAGTAACCCTTGACAATCCTGAAACTATGTTTTTGTTGTTTCTAATCGTACTTTCGGGATTTGCACTTGCAAGGATGCCGGCAATAAAGCTCAAAACCCTGACCCTACTACTCGTGCTGTTGATCTGGGGAACTATATACTCTCAGGCTCTTTTTTATTCCCAGCTTCCAAGAACTGTGATTTTCACCATAATCCAGCCTGATTTCCCGGTTCTGGGCTGGATGACAAATGGAGGGCTGTTCGTATATGAAGAAGGGCTCCAGCACGGCGCAATTCAGGGCTTAAGGTCGGCTTCAATCCTGTCCCTTGGGCTGTTGATGTGCTGGACCACGGACTCGAGGGATATGCTAAACGGGCTTGTGGGACTCAGGGTTCCTTACAGTGTAGCCTTTATGGTGGTAACAGCAGTCCGGTTCCTGCCAATAATAATCACTGAAGTGGTTACTGTAGTAACAGTCCAGAGACTCCGGGGTTTTAATCCGAAAAGGTTTGGGTCAGGAATCATCAAAACAGCCCTTAATATACTGACCCCCACTCTCTCAAACTGTGTAAGGAGGACCGGCACCCTTGCAGTTTCGATCCAGAGCCGGGCTTTTAGGGCAAATCCGGACAGAACATACCTCAAAAAACTGAAGTTTTCGGAACTTGATAAGGCAATGGTCACAGTCTGTATTTTTGCTGCCATAAGTATTGTCATCATAAAGCTTCTTTATAATATGTACACAAGTGGAATTTACTATACTTCAGGTTTAAGGCCTGTTTATGCGATTGCAAGGGGATACCTGTGA
- a CDS encoding ABC transporter ATP-binding protein encodes MIEIKKLSRSFGNLIAVDKLDLDVGNEIFGLLGPNGAGKSTTVMMLTTLIKPSSGTAKVCGYDVVRDSKKVRSKISYVPQDMAVDRKLTGRENVLLFAKLYGIPNRNSKVDEVLEMMALSDRAGDLVKTYSGGMRRRLELAQALVHEPEVLFLDEPTLGLDISGRRKIWEHIRMLKAEGMTIFMTTHYLEEAEKYCNRVAIIDKGRITAIGTPENLINDIGENASLNDVFLEKVKTPEDQAGFNSNQFRNLLRRK; translated from the coding sequence GTGATAGAAATAAAAAAATTGTCCCGATCCTTCGGAAACCTGATTGCTGTTGATAAGCTCGACCTTGATGTTGGAAACGAGATCTTTGGCCTCCTGGGCCCCAACGGGGCAGGCAAAAGTACGACAGTAATGATGCTTACAACCCTGATAAAACCCAGCAGCGGAACTGCAAAGGTCTGTGGGTATGATGTTGTAAGGGACTCAAAAAAAGTAAGGTCAAAGATAAGCTATGTCCCCCAGGACATGGCAGTGGACCGAAAGCTCACAGGCAGGGAAAATGTGCTTCTCTTTGCAAAGCTCTATGGGATTCCGAACCGAAACTCAAAAGTTGATGAAGTGCTTGAAATGATGGCCCTCTCGGACCGTGCCGGCGACCTTGTCAAAACATACTCGGGAGGGATGAGAAGGCGCCTTGAACTTGCTCAGGCGCTTGTACACGAGCCTGAAGTCCTTTTCCTGGACGAACCCACCCTCGGCCTGGACATAAGCGGCAGAAGGAAGATCTGGGAGCATATCAGAATGCTGAAAGCCGAAGGGATGACCATATTCATGACCACTCATTACCTTGAAGAAGCAGAAAAGTACTGCAACAGAGTTGCAATTATTGACAAAGGCAGAATCACAGCTATTGGCACCCCGGAAAACCTGATAAACGATATAGGAGAAAATGCTTCTCTTAATGATGTTTTCCTTGAGAAAGTCAAAACCCCTGAAGACCAGGCAGGGTTTAATTCAAACCAGTTCAGAAACCTGCTGAGGCGAAAATAA